The following proteins come from a genomic window of Synechococcus sp. BIOS-E4-1:
- a CDS encoding Nif11-like leader peptide family RiPP precursor translates to MAAIDDLMAALSSNPELRQAMTSAITPEDAVKAAADAGYKVTSQELVEAYKSQMSALSDDELASISGGKGYVPYISKVTPHITDINHNQMPNINLMTQL, encoded by the coding sequence ATGGCTGCGATTGACGACCTGATGGCTGCTCTAAGTAGCAATCCTGAATTACGGCAGGCTATGACTAGCGCCATAACTCCAGAAGATGCAGTAAAAGCTGCCGCTGATGCGGGATACAAAGTAACCTCACAGGAGTTAGTAGAGGCCTATAAATCTCAAATGAGTGCGTTGTCCGATGATGAATTAGCGTCGATTTCTGGGGGAAAGGGCTACGTACCATACATATCTAAGGTGACCCCCCACATAACAGATATCAACCACAACCAAATGCCGAACATAAATCTAATGACGCAACTCTAA
- a CDS encoding Nif11-like leader peptide family natural product precursor: MSEEQLKAFLEKVKGDTTLQEKLKAAKSPEDVVGIAKEYGYEFTAETLLKKDSTELSKEELEGVTGGYQFLSMNYGNGWCGKQTQVRC; this comes from the coding sequence ATGTCAGAAGAGCAACTCAAAGCGTTCCTAGAAAAAGTCAAAGGCGACACCACGCTTCAGGAAAAACTAAAGGCAGCAAAGTCACCTGAAGACGTTGTGGGCATCGCTAAAGAATACGGCTACGAATTCACTGCTGAGACACTGCTGAAAAAAGATAGTACTGAACTGAGTAAAGAGGAACTAGAAGGCGTGACTGGAGGCTACCAATTCCTATCCATGAACTATGGAAACGGATGGTGTGGTAAACAAACACAAGTCAGGTGCTGA
- a CDS encoding nucleoside deaminase produces the protein MAAKHDEALMREAIHQMREAGIVNKSGGPFGAVVAKNGEIVASAGNSVIKDLDPSAHAEVNAIRAACKKLGTWDLSGCVMYTSCECCPMCYATAYWAGIRNVFYAASWSDYNDLFSDEAINHDMQRPKDQREIKLTQILKCEACNVWDEFRELPDGARY, from the coding sequence ATGGCAGCAAAACACGATGAAGCCTTGATGCGTGAAGCGATCCACCAGATGCGTGAGGCAGGGATCGTCAATAAATCAGGGGGCCCCTTTGGAGCTGTGGTTGCCAAGAACGGCGAAATCGTGGCCTCAGCAGGCAACAGCGTCATCAAGGATCTTGACCCAAGCGCTCATGCTGAAGTGAACGCGATCCGAGCGGCCTGCAAGAAACTGGGCACATGGGATTTGTCTGGCTGCGTGATGTACACCAGCTGTGAATGTTGTCCGATGTGTTACGCCACGGCCTACTGGGCTGGCATACGCAACGTGTTCTACGCGGCCTCCTGGTCGGATTACAACGACCTGTTTTCCGATGAAGCCATCAATCACGACATGCAGAGACCAAAGGATCAACGTGAGATCAAACTCACACAGATCCTCAAATGCGAGGCTTGCAACGTGTGGGATGAGTTTCGTGAGCTGCCAGACGGGGCACGCTATTGA
- a CDS encoding phosphoesterase translates to MERWALVSGLRGDLDLYEQIQSDLQMRRGTAHLFVLGDMIGPNPKCDALLKRLRRPQRSDLHPHCIYGWLEEQLLSLHGYRGEAKAEKLQRQSEDSRVQWLRQAENPEHLNWLASLQFGLIELDCGLIHGSSADVSDELKETTSPLILLDRLTRLDVNRLFTARGGRQFRLKLTGGRIRSRVKDHVREQCHEQPVPRRSVIGIGSGANYTLYDPASDHVEFLSVNERTKSSRQVGGFQG, encoded by the coding sequence ATGGAACGCTGGGCACTGGTGAGTGGTCTTCGTGGAGACCTTGATCTGTATGAGCAGATCCAGTCCGATCTGCAGATGCGGAGAGGAACAGCGCATCTGTTCGTTCTCGGCGACATGATCGGCCCCAATCCCAAGTGTGATGCGCTGTTGAAGCGTTTACGCCGACCACAACGCAGTGATCTCCATCCCCACTGCATCTACGGCTGGCTGGAGGAGCAACTGCTGTCCCTGCATGGCTACCGAGGAGAAGCCAAAGCCGAGAAATTACAACGACAGTCCGAAGACTCCCGAGTTCAGTGGTTACGACAGGCAGAGAACCCAGAGCACCTCAACTGGCTGGCATCACTCCAATTTGGCTTGATTGAACTGGACTGTGGCCTGATCCACGGCAGCTCAGCGGATGTGAGCGATGAACTGAAGGAAACCACCTCACCTTTGATCCTCCTCGACCGCCTCACTCGACTGGATGTCAACCGACTTTTCACTGCGCGCGGTGGACGTCAGTTCCGATTGAAGCTCACAGGAGGGCGGATTCGATCAAGAGTGAAAGATCACGTTCGTGAACAGTGTCATGAACAGCCGGTGCCGAGACGCAGCGTGATCGGCATTGGATCTGGGGCCAATTACACCCTCTATGACCCTGCCAGCGATCACGTCGAATTCCTCAGTGTTAATGAGAGAACCAAGTCTTCAAGACAGGTCGGCGGATTCCAAGGCTGA
- a CDS encoding Nif11-like leader peptide family natural product precursor → MTQEQLTAFIANAKGNTSLQEQLKAAADVDTVIAITTEAGFSISADDLKKAQSEISDEELENAAGGWWESYECTCHNTSID, encoded by the coding sequence ATGACTCAAGAACAACTCACAGCTTTCATCGCTAACGCCAAAGGCAACACCAGCCTTCAGGAGCAGCTCAAAGCAGCGGCTGATGTTGATACGGTTATAGCGATTACCACAGAAGCTGGGTTTAGTATTTCTGCTGACGACTTGAAGAAAGCTCAATCAGAGATTTCTGATGAGGAGTTGGAAAACGCGGCTGGAGGTTGGTGGGAAAGCTATGAGTGCACTTGCCACAATACTTCTATAGACTGA
- a CDS encoding Nif11-like leader peptide family natural product precursor, which yields MSEEQFKAFLEKVKADTSLQEKLKAASDADGVVAIAKEAGFKISADVVRTEISDRELEGAAGGWLGTLGGWTCDPAEMCQFTALRC from the coding sequence ATGTCAGAAGAACAATTCAAAGCTTTCCTGGAGAAGGTCAAAGCAGACACCAGTCTTCAGGAAAAGCTCAAAGCAGCTTCCGATGCTGATGGTGTTGTGGCGATTGCAAAGGAGGCAGGCTTTAAGATTTCTGCTGATGTCGTTCGGACCGAGATTTCAGACAGAGAACTGGAAGGTGCAGCTGGGGGCTGGCTGGGGACTTTGGGAGGATGGACTTGCGATCCAGCGGAGATGTGCCAATTCACTGCACTGAGATGTTGA
- a CDS encoding Nif11-like leader peptide family natural product precursor, translating into MSLEQLKAFLEKVKGDSNLQDKLKAAKSPEDVVEIAKEHGHEFTVDKFSLLSEEELEVVAGGFVPPPPPPGPGVLNNSPVNFAD; encoded by the coding sequence ATGTCCCTAGAACAACTCAAAGCCTTTCTAGAAAAGGTCAAAGGTGATTCCAATCTTCAGGATAAACTAAAAGCAGCTAAGTCACCTGAAGATGTTGTAGAAATTGCTAAAGAACATGGTCATGAATTTACTGTAGATAAGTTCAGCCTTCTCAGTGAAGAGGAGCTAGAAGTTGTGGCTGGTGGATTTGTTCCTCCTCCTCCACCTCCTGGTCCTGGGGTCCTCAACAATAGCCCAGTTAATTTCGCCGATTAA
- a CDS encoding Nif11-like leader peptide family natural product precursor yields the protein MSKEQLKAFIEKVQSDTELQEKCKAAASSEEAMVIAKAAGFSITEDDIQSQSVSDDELEGASGGGYSVLWALLGRRCN from the coding sequence ATGTCAAAAGAACAACTCAAAGCTTTTATCGAAAAGGTTCAATCCGATACCGAATTGCAAGAAAAATGCAAGGCGGCAGCCTCCTCTGAGGAAGCAATGGTCATCGCAAAAGCAGCGGGATTCTCAATCACTGAAGATGACATTCAATCGCAATCTGTATCTGACGATGAGCTGGAAGGAGCCTCTGGCGGAGGGTATTCAGTGCTATGGGCACTGCTGGGGAGGCGGTGTAATTAA
- a CDS encoding nucleoside deaminase has product MRPGTQSKGSWFESFTQDPSTPGAAMLNKKDLSTIIAGTNQETLNPLFYAEVQTINSYYNLKSEQHVDPKEVLFLATHEPCTLCSSAITWAGFDNFYYFFSHEDSRDSFQIGHDLNILKEVFKHDPGEYARTNNYWTSYCICDLIENCDSSDRYSFNQRATSLRGTYQKLSSQYQQSKGQLSDPAYIPLNYSRTPSHQTIVNTGLGSFNQ; this is encoded by the coding sequence TTGCGACCAGGCACCCAATCCAAAGGATCCTGGTTTGAGAGCTTTACCCAGGACCCATCCACTCCCGGCGCAGCGATGCTGAATAAAAAAGACCTCTCAACCATCATTGCAGGCACCAATCAAGAAACGCTTAATCCCTTGTTTTACGCAGAAGTTCAAACAATCAACAGCTACTACAACTTAAAAAGCGAGCAGCATGTCGACCCCAAGGAGGTTCTTTTCTTGGCCACACATGAACCCTGCACACTCTGTTCATCTGCGATTACATGGGCAGGATTTGACAATTTCTACTACTTTTTTAGTCACGAAGATTCCCGTGATTCATTCCAGATCGGGCATGACCTCAACATCCTCAAAGAGGTCTTTAAGCATGATCCGGGAGAATATGCACGCACAAACAACTACTGGACGAGCTACTGCATCTGCGATCTGATCGAAAATTGCGATAGCAGTGATCGATATTCGTTCAATCAACGCGCCACATCGCTGCGTGGAACCTATCAGAAACTCTCCAGCCAGTATCAACAAAGCAAAGGGCAATTAAGTGACCCCGCTTATATCCCTCTGAACTATTCAAGAACGCCATCACATCAAACCATCGTGAACACCGGCTTAGGGTCGTTTAATCAATGA
- a CDS encoding carbohydrate porin, producing the protein MVCQNDSTTNCFSELGAWGVYALLNQRFSSFRPEQDSSGINGFLSAGWSPSISNQMGASVTAGVTAMGPLESRPNDSIGVGLSWAKINRSEPFLEAEFNPNELMLQGYAQIALADSLYFQPTITVLPLVGDRDAEDDSVSGLLQLTMLF; encoded by the coding sequence GTGGTCTGCCAAAACGACAGCACCACGAATTGCTTCAGCGAATTGGGTGCATGGGGGGTGTATGCCCTGCTGAATCAACGATTTTCCAGTTTTCGGCCTGAGCAAGACAGCAGTGGGATCAATGGTTTTCTCAGTGCCGGCTGGTCGCCGTCCATCAGCAATCAGATGGGTGCGTCCGTCACGGCAGGGGTGACGGCAATGGGGCCTCTGGAAAGCCGTCCGAACGACAGCATCGGTGTCGGTCTCTCATGGGCAAAAATCAATAGAAGCGAACCATTTTTGGAAGCTGAATTCAATCCCAATGAGCTGATGTTGCAGGGATACGCGCAAATCGCCCTCGCCGATTCGCTGTATTTCCAGCCCACGATCACCGTGCTGCCTCTCGTGGGTGACCGTGACGCAGAAGATGATTCGGTCAGTGGTCTTCTGCAACTCACCATGCTGTTTTGA
- a CDS encoding Nif11-like leader peptide family natural product precursor: protein MSEEQLKSFLEKVKADTTLQEKLKAAADADAALAIAKEAGFAITAEDIQSMQSATDLSDAELERVAGGGGWYPYYTDADSCTRCTCHRNCG, encoded by the coding sequence ATGTCAGAAGAGCAACTCAAGTCCTTCCTGGAGAAGGTGAAGGCAGACACCACCCTTCAGGAGAAACTTAAAGCAGCTGCCGATGCCGATGCTGCTCTTGCCATTGCCAAAGAAGCTGGGTTTGCAATTACTGCAGAAGACATTCAATCGATGCAATCTGCTACGGACTTATCAGATGCTGAGCTGGAACGTGTGGCTGGAGGTGGAGGTTGGTATCCATACTATACAGATGCTGATAGCTGCACGAGGTGCACATGTCATAGAAATTGTGGCTAA
- a CDS encoding FAD-binding oxidoreductase: MALHPGHADYERALAELFNGDAAACDPLMILQPRSEQDVVDAVLQARQTGVPLMVRSGGHSRFCAADGALVLDLSAHFTAIELEEDQVRVQAGVGMGALLRALSPHRCMLPVGTHATPGFGLLLMGGIGHLSRSLGLTLDSIVALRGVRADGTPFVLQGEAQDPTGWRLLRGAAPFLAVITEATLRTHARRSLDVMRSLHALEELQNHLQEAEVMPRSRSCSFVLGVPPDSKEPSVLSYVVNVAGDSDVSPCEADSVDVWRDRVMGLEDLPDFNMPLHDGSFPVEPAADTNRRRRLRSWIHAISVKPGQTETLTSILTKAIQRAPNPLCRIDLQHIGGAVRDQAMQSSTYKGRDAEWSIVISGLWHPDDNLAGPLVRQWSDALFDALAPICCHVYLVERHPGTIRYGRQLQLAYAEDLALLREIKRRWDPDQILPTLDVPSQAGE, from the coding sequence ATGGCTTTGCATCCAGGGCATGCTGACTACGAGCGAGCACTCGCTGAACTGTTTAACGGTGACGCTGCAGCTTGCGATCCGCTGATGATCCTTCAGCCTCGCAGCGAACAGGATGTGGTTGATGCTGTTCTGCAGGCACGCCAAACCGGCGTGCCTCTGATGGTGCGCAGCGGAGGCCATAGCCGCTTCTGTGCGGCCGATGGAGCACTGGTGCTTGATCTTTCTGCGCACTTCACAGCCATTGAGCTTGAGGAGGATCAGGTGCGGGTGCAGGCAGGCGTGGGTATGGGAGCACTGCTTCGAGCCTTGTCACCCCATCGATGCATGCTTCCTGTGGGCACGCATGCAACGCCCGGCTTTGGTCTGCTCTTGATGGGCGGCATCGGCCATCTCAGCCGCAGCTTGGGCCTCACCCTCGACAGCATCGTGGCGTTGCGGGGTGTTCGCGCCGACGGCACGCCATTTGTCTTGCAGGGGGAGGCGCAGGATCCCACGGGCTGGAGGTTGCTGAGGGGAGCTGCACCCTTTCTCGCCGTGATCACGGAGGCCACGCTTCGGACCCACGCACGACGATCGTTGGATGTGATGCGTTCCCTGCATGCTCTTGAGGAGTTGCAAAACCATCTCCAGGAGGCGGAGGTCATGCCTCGATCCAGGTCGTGCTCATTTGTGCTGGGAGTCCCTCCCGACAGCAAAGAGCCCTCTGTACTGAGCTACGTCGTCAACGTCGCAGGGGATAGCGATGTGTCTCCATGCGAAGCAGATTCCGTGGATGTCTGGCGGGATCGCGTGATGGGCTTGGAGGACTTACCGGACTTCAACATGCCTCTACATGACGGATCCTTTCCGGTGGAGCCGGCAGCAGATACCAATCGGCGACGGCGACTTCGATCCTGGATTCATGCCATCAGCGTGAAACCTGGCCAGACGGAAACTCTGACCAGCATTCTGACCAAAGCGATTCAACGAGCTCCGAATCCTCTCTGTCGGATTGATTTGCAACACATCGGTGGAGCGGTGCGTGATCAAGCGATGCAGAGCTCCACTTACAAAGGGCGAGATGCCGAATGGTCAATTGTGATTTCGGGTCTCTGGCATCCTGACGACAACCTGGCTGGGCCGTTGGTGAGGCAATGGTCTGATGCCCTTTTCGATGCTCTAGCCCCAATCTGTTGCCACGTCTATTTGGTGGAACGCCATCCCGGAACGATTCGCTACGGACGTCAATTGCAGCTGGCCTATGCGGAGGATCTTGCGCTTTTGCGCGAGATCAAGCGCCGGTGGGATCCAGATCAGATCTTGCCGACACTCGACGTACCATCACAGGCTGGCGAGTGA
- a CDS encoding Nif11-like leader peptide family natural product precursor → MSEEQLKAFLEKVKTDTTLQEQLKAASDADAVVAIAKEAGFSISADDLTNPKLSDEELEGVAGGHCILHPSITDTPSLILPIIICPP, encoded by the coding sequence ATGTCAGAAGAGCAACTCAAAGCTTTCCTAGAAAAAGTCAAAACTGACACTACCCTTCAGGAGCAGCTCAAGGCAGCTTCGGATGCTGATGCAGTAGTTGCGATTGCAAAAGAAGCAGGGTTTAGTATTTCTGCTGACGACCTAACTAATCCAAAGCTCTCTGACGAGGAGCTGGAAGGTGTGGCAGGTGGACACTGCATTTTACATCCATCCATCACTGACACCCCCTCTTTAATACTGCCCATCATCATTTGCCCACCATAA
- a CDS encoding Nif11-like leader peptide family RiPP precursor: MSAQEDLLNLVSTNSEFRQSITAATTAEEAVKLAADYGIQISAEDLRTAFKAKMSELSQEELEAVSGGKEPWERTHRHTACVIDCG, translated from the coding sequence ATGTCAGCTCAAGAAGATCTTTTAAATTTGGTTTCGACGAACTCCGAATTTAGGCAGTCCATTACCGCCGCCACAACGGCTGAAGAGGCTGTGAAGCTTGCCGCAGATTATGGTATTCAAATCAGTGCTGAGGATCTGCGAACGGCCTTCAAAGCAAAGATGTCAGAGCTCTCACAGGAAGAATTGGAAGCTGTGTCAGGAGGGAAAGAGCCATGGGAAAGGACACACAGACATACAGCATGCGTAATTGATTGTGGATGA